One window from the genome of Anopheles merus strain MAF chromosome 3R, AmerM5.1, whole genome shotgun sequence encodes:
- the LOC121595831 gene encoding uncharacterized protein LOC121595831: protein MNYGRKTPSTYRSTPSVYSHITSRSQSNLHSQRSRSMKSVMVPWYQKPLLHNNKYLDIQRGAFIMGLFSIFVAIFTIGTAVFDIYCLALAAPGSSHYGYYIISYEFVYVGNVHVRNALMVAALFSLIGGLVVLVTSIMLVHALRKEYESKIVPWLWSFAIFTLFRLLAFLFFSIVNDLIFAYNILITLIWSVIIVASLYGWLMVYSLYLELADLTKLEDLAHLRMGTMQSLNASVAHSLAGSRPTTPHSTVSTMPVGDTKFI from the coding sequence ATGAACTACGGGCGCAAAACGCCGTCGACGTACCGGTCGACACCGTCGGTATACTCGCACATTACCAGCCGATCGCAATCCAATCTGCACTCGCAGCGATCGCGCTCGATGAAGTCCGTCATGGTGCCCTGGTACCAGAAGCCGCTCctgcacaacaacaaatatCTGGACATTCAGCGCGGCGCCTTCATCATGGGCCTGTTCTCGATCTTCGTGGCGATCTTCACGATCGGTACGGCCGTGTTTGACATCTACTGCCTGGCGCTGGCAGCGCCGGGCTCGTCCCACTACGGCTACTACATCATCTCGTACGAGTTTGTGTACGTGGGCAATGTGCACGTGCGCAATGCGCTGATGGTGGCCGCACTGTTCTCGCTGATCGGTGGGCTGGTCGTGCTGGTGACGAGCATCATGCTGGTGCACGCGTTGCGCAAGGAGTACGAATCGAAGATCGTCCCGTGGCTGTGGTCGTTTGCCATCTTTACGCTGTTCCGGCTGCTGGCGTTCCTGTTCTTCTCGATCGTGAACGATCTGATCTTCGCGTACAACATACTGATCACGCTGATCTGGAGCGTCATCATCGTGGCGTCCCTGTACGGCTGGCTGATGGTGTACTCGCTCTACCTGGAGCTGGCCGATCTGACGAAGCTGGAAGATCTGGCGCACCTGCGAATGGGTACGATGCAATCGCTGAACGCGTCCGTAGCGCACTCGCTGGCCGGTTCGCGACCAACGACACCGCACAGTACCGTCTCGACCATGCCGGTCGGCGACACGAAGTTCATTTAG